From a single Carassius auratus strain Wakin chromosome 38, ASM336829v1, whole genome shotgun sequence genomic region:
- the sf3b5 gene encoding splicing factor 3B subunit 5, whose protein sequence is MTDRYNIHSQLEHLQSKYIGTGHADTSKWEWLVNQHRDSYCSYMGHFDLLNYFAVAENESKARVRFNLMEKMLQPCGPPADKPDDA, encoded by the coding sequence ATGACTGATCGTTACAACATCCACAGTCAGCTGGAGCATCTGCAGTCGAAGTACATCGGCACAGGCCACGCAGACACCAGCAAGTGGGAATGGCTGGTTAACCAGCACAGAGACTCATACTGCTCCTACATGGGCCACTTCGACCTTCTCAATTACTTCGCTGTCGCTGAGAACGAGAGCAAGGCTCGGGTCCGCTTTAACCTGATGGAGAAGATGCTGCAGCCATGTGGTCCACCAGCTGACAAACCTGACGATGCTTAG